A genomic segment from Nicotiana sylvestris chromosome 1, ASM39365v2, whole genome shotgun sequence encodes:
- the LOC104227658 gene encoding respiratory burst oxidase homolog protein B, which yields MDIENTSDSDSVRGSRRVGFSGPLVSGKRSSRFNDDESYVEITLDVRDDSVLVQNIKGADQESALLASRLEKRPNTLGSQLSFHLRQVSKELKRMTSSNKFHKMDRSKSGAARALRGLQFMNKNVGTEGWSEIETRFDQLAVNGMLPKSLFGQCIGMKESSEFAEELFDALARKRCITSAAVTKAELREFWEQITDTGFDARLQTFFDMVDKDADGRITQEEVKEIISLSASANKLSKIQQNADEYAALIMEELDPDNVGYIELYNLETLLIQAPSHSTNLTTNSRVLSQMLSQKLKPTKERNPIKRCKRRLEYFIEDNWKRIWVMALWLSICAGLFTWKFIQYKRRAVFDVMGYCVSVAKGGAETTKFNMALVLLPVCRNTITWLRSRTKLGKIIPFDDNINFHKVIAFGIAVGVGLHAISHLTCDFPRLLHATDEEYEPMKPFFGEERPNNYWWFVKGTEGWTGVVMVVLMIIAYILAQPWFRRNRLNLPSTIKKLTGFNAFWYSHHLFVIVYVLFIIHGYFLYLSKKWYKKTTWMYIAVPMILYACERLLRAFRSGYKTVRILKVAVYPGNVMAVHMSKPQGFKYTSGQYFFVNCSDVSSFQWHPFTISSAPGDDYLSMHIRTVGDWTSQLKTLFSKVCEPPTGDQSGLLRADIAKADYKPRLPKLLIDGPYGAPAQDYKKYDVVLLVGLGIGATPLISIVKDVLNNIKQQKDIEDGVIESGTKGTKRSPFATKRAYFYWVTREQGSFEWFKGVMDEVSQNDQEGLIELHNYCTSVYEEGDARSALITMLQSIQQAKSGVDIVSGTRVKTHFARPNWRQVFKHVTINHPDQRIGVFYCGPQGLVGELRHLSQDFSHKTGTKFEFHKENF from the exons ATGGATATAGAGAATACAAGTGATTCAGACAGTGTTAGGGGCTCGAGGCGTGTAGGATTCAGTGGTCCATTAGTTAGTGGCAAGAGAAGTTCAAGGTTCAACGACGATGAATCCTACGTAGAGATCACTCTTGATGTTCGCGACGATTCAGTTTTGGTTCAAAACATTAAGGGTGCTGATCAGGAATCAGCATTGTTAGCTAGCAGGCTTGAAAAGAGGCCTAATACACTTGGCTCTCAGCTTTCTTTTCATCTAAGGCAAGTCTCAAAGGAACTTAAGAGGATGACTTCTTCAAACAAGTTTCACAAAATGGATAGGAGCAAATCTGGTGCTGCTCGTGCTCTACGAGGACTTCAGTTCATGAACAAGAATGTGGGAACTGAAGGCTGGTCTGAGATTGAAACACGATTCGATCAACTTGCTGTTAATGGAATGCTCCCAAAATCATTGTTTGGTCAATGCATAG GTATGAAGGAATCAAGTGAGTTTGCGGAAGAATTATTTGATGCTCTAGCTCGAAAGAGATGCATCACATCTGCAGCAGTGACCAAGGCTGAGCTGCGCGAATTCTGGGAACAAATAACAGATACTGGCTTTGATGCCCGGCTGCAAACTTTCTTTGACAT GGTGGACAAAGATGCAGATGGGAGGATTACTCAAGAAGAGGTGAAAGAG ATCATCAGTCTTAGTGCTTCTGCAAATAAGCTCTCGAAAATCCAACAGAATGCAGATGAGTATGCAGCTCTTATCATGGAAGAATTAGATCCAGATAATGTCGGATACATTGAG CTTTACAACTTGGAGACATTGCTTATTCAGGCTCCAAGCCACTCGACGAATCTCACAACAAACAGCAGAGTTCTGAGTCAGATGCTCAGTCAGAAGCTTAAGCCTACGAAAGAGCGAAATCCCATAAAAAGATGCAAAAGAAGGCTGGAATATTTCATTGAGGACAATTGGAAGAGGATTTGGGTGATGGCTTTGTGGCTGTCAATCTGTGCAGGACTCTTTACGTGGAAATTTATTCAATATAAGCGGCGGGCTGTCTTTGATGTTATGGGCTACTGTGTCTCTGTAGCAAAAGGAGGTGCTGAAACAACAAAATTTAACATGGCACTAGTTCTTTTGCCAGTTTGCAGAAACACCATAACTTGGCTAAGAAGTAGGACCAAACTTGGGAAAATAATTCCCTTTGATGATAACATCAATTTCCACAAG GTGATTGCATTTGGAATAGCAGTTGGTGTAGGCCTACATGCAATTTCACACTTAACATGTGATTTTCCTCGGCTATTACATGCCacggatgaagaatacgagccaatGAAGCCattttttggagaagaaaggccAAATAACTACTGGTGGTTTGTGAAAGGAACGGAGGGATGGACCGGTGTTGTGATGGTGGTCCTTATGATCATAGCCTATATACTAGCCCAACCATGGTTTCGTAGGAACCGACTTAATCTCCCATCAACAATCAAGAAACTTACTGGATTCAATGCTTTTTGGTACTCACATCACTTATTTGTTATAGTCTATGTCCTCTTCATTATTCATGGATACTTCCTCTACCTCTCCAAGAAATGGTACAAGAAGACA ACATGGATGTACATTGCGGTGCCTATGATACTATATGCTTGTGAACGTCTGCTTCGTGCATTTAGGTCAGGATACAAAACAGTGAGGATTTTGAAG GTAGCTGTATACCCTGGAAATGTAATGGCAGTGCACATGTCTAAGCCTCAGGGATTTAAGTACACAAGTGGACAGTATTTCTTTGTGAATTGTTCCGATGTTTCTTCATTCCAATG GCATCCTTTTACCATCTCCTCAGCTCCAGGAGATGATTACCTAAGCATGCACATTCGAACAGTGGGCGATTGGACATCTCAGCTCAAAACTCTCTTCTCTAAG GTTTGTGAGCCTCCAACTGGTGATCAAAGTGGCCTTCTAAGAGCAGACATAGCGAAGGCCGACTATAAGCCTAG ATTGCCAAAGCTCTTGATTGATGGTCCCTATGGAGCACCAGCACAAGATTACAAAAAATACGACGTAGTCCTCTTAGTAGGCCTTGGCATTGGGGCAACCCCATTGATAAGCATAGTAAAAGATGTGCTCAATAACATCAAGCAACAAAAGGATATAGAAGATGGCGTAATAGAGAGTGGAACTAAGGGTACTAAGAGAAGTCCTTTTGCAACTAAACGAGCCTACTTCTATTGGGTAACTCGCGAGCAAGGCTCGTTCGAGTGGTTCAAGGGTGTGATGGATGAGGTCTCTCAGAACGATCAAGAAGGTCTAATTGAGCTCCACAACTACTGCACCAGCGTTTATGAAGAAGGCGATGCCCGGTCTGCATTAATCACAATGCTTCAATCAATCCAACAAGCTAAAAGTGGCGTCGACATTGTCTCTGGGACAAGGGTCAAAACTCATTTTGCTAGACCAAATTGGCGCCAAGTTTTCAAACATGTTACCATTAATCATCCTGATCAAAGAATTG GAGTATTTTACTGTGGTCCACAAGGTCTGGTTGGAGAGCTAAGACATTTATCTCAAGATTTTTCACATAAGACGGGCACAAAGTTTGAATTTCATAAAGAAAACTTCTAG